One Paraburkholderia sp. HP33-1 genomic region harbors:
- a CDS encoding glycosyl hydrolase family 28 protein, which translates to MTLTSMRLTALVSTVAVLTAACGGSNSNSTAAAPAAASAPAPAIYKVGVTTSDADLPAAPQLPTAAQTCAGGDLYASNYLVRQPDGSLTPEMDDGKTAVAAASLASGVSETVAGYNPDQARIQAALDACGAYVDSKVGAAIATQDASDAAAEPAVSASNAVIPAGSSAQTLNASQFHADKFAVVLHASNNGAGNSFITGPLTLPSGVTLVIDTGVTMYATRDVMAYMPGLPYKNGTLAAGLPTAPTVAQPSVGKYCANVATPSNVANASSSSNMSSGSSSNCAALISGEYLVNSAVMGGGNIDSRGASEIVSTDALYPLMRADLTCTNTYYSYNLGQQATNGTPCDDGGTTVDLTSDARHMSWWDLAWLGNMVENGETGVGSQSVFKMMVFSYVKNLTVAGVTMNNSANYHLVPQGVDGLTVWGAKIQTPSLSATANPAGNGNPNYLGMLPTITTAKNTDGIDPASMSKPGLNKLMIGSGKNNYSTAGSVTFDGYMKNTVIAYNYLSEGDDNVSPKGSNNPLTSFTSFKDSNNNPIYGTFDGVSTAATGYGIDGDRNKATDRKYGFVIAHNHIYYGHGVSIGSETNSNVRNMHVYDNSFDGGETALRIKSDWARGGQVNNIDYHDICIRNAGTAILDTPYYSTKALPSAGAANGGASGSVAPLYPNFTAITMTDIKIMGSTALTLQGFQANNGYTWADGTTNPQFPLGLTLNNVLADSPNTIATTSSDANIVANNTNLPIFQSTANRVNITGTTTNAVPSTYTVDCSNAFVDFPGIGTSSPSGQTWPGQTAAAAQ; encoded by the coding sequence ATGACTTTGACGTCCATGCGCCTGACAGCGCTTGTAAGCACAGTCGCTGTGCTTACAGCCGCTTGTGGTGGCAGTAATTCGAATTCGACGGCTGCCGCGCCTGCTGCAGCGTCAGCCCCGGCACCTGCAATCTACAAGGTAGGCGTCACGACAAGCGATGCAGATTTGCCTGCTGCTCCCCAGTTGCCGACTGCAGCACAGACTTGTGCTGGTGGTGACCTGTACGCCAGCAATTACCTCGTGCGTCAACCGGATGGTTCGTTGACCCCTGAAATGGACGATGGCAAGACTGCAGTGGCTGCAGCTTCGCTGGCTAGCGGTGTCAGCGAAACTGTTGCCGGGTACAACCCTGACCAGGCGCGTATTCAAGCTGCTCTCGACGCGTGCGGTGCATACGTAGACAGCAAGGTCGGGGCGGCAATTGCTACTCAAGACGCTTCGGACGCAGCAGCAGAGCCCGCAGTCTCGGCGTCGAATGCTGTTATCCCTGCTGGTTCGTCGGCTCAGACGTTGAATGCATCGCAGTTCCACGCAGACAAGTTCGCAGTCGTGTTGCACGCTTCGAACAACGGGGCAGGTAACTCGTTCATCACAGGCCCGCTCACGCTGCCGTCTGGCGTCACGCTCGTGATCGACACCGGGGTCACCATGTACGCTACGCGTGACGTGATGGCCTATATGCCTGGCTTGCCATACAAGAATGGCACGCTGGCAGCAGGCCTGCCGACAGCCCCTACTGTTGCTCAGCCTTCGGTTGGCAAGTACTGCGCGAACGTAGCAACGCCGTCGAATGTCGCGAACGCAAGCTCGTCGTCTAACATGTCGAGCGGTTCGTCGTCGAACTGTGCTGCGCTGATCAGCGGTGAATACCTCGTGAACTCGGCAGTTATGGGTGGCGGTAACATCGACAGCCGTGGTGCTTCGGAAATCGTTTCGACGGACGCTCTGTATCCGCTGATGCGCGCCGACTTGACGTGTACGAACACGTACTACTCGTACAACCTGGGTCAGCAAGCAACGAACGGCACCCCGTGTGATGACGGCGGCACGACTGTCGACCTGACGTCTGATGCTCGCCACATGTCGTGGTGGGATCTGGCATGGCTCGGCAACATGGTCGAAAACGGCGAGACTGGCGTTGGTTCGCAGTCTGTTTTCAAAATGATGGTGTTCTCGTATGTCAAGAACCTGACGGTTGCTGGCGTGACGATGAACAACAGCGCGAACTATCACCTCGTGCCGCAAGGTGTTGATGGTCTGACCGTCTGGGGTGCGAAGATTCAGACCCCGTCGCTTTCGGCAACGGCTAACCCAGCTGGTAACGGGAACCCGAACTACCTGGGTATGCTCCCGACTATCACGACGGCGAAGAACACCGATGGTATCGACCCTGCGTCGATGAGCAAGCCGGGTTTGAACAAGCTGATGATCGGTAGCGGTAAGAACAACTACTCGACTGCTGGCTCCGTGACGTTCGACGGCTACATGAAGAACACGGTTATCGCGTACAACTACCTCAGCGAAGGCGATGACAACGTGAGCCCGAAGGGTTCGAACAACCCTCTCACGTCGTTCACGTCGTTCAAGGATTCGAATAACAATCCTATCTACGGTACGTTCGACGGTGTTTCGACCGCAGCGACAGGCTATGGCATCGACGGTGACCGCAACAAGGCTACGGATCGTAAGTACGGTTTTGTGATCGCTCACAACCATATCTACTATGGTCATGGCGTCTCGATCGGCAGCGAAACGAATTCGAACGTGCGTAACATGCACGTCTATGACAACTCGTTTGACGGTGGTGAAACGGCTCTGCGTATCAAGTCGGACTGGGCGCGCGGTGGTCAAGTGAACAACATCGACTACCACGACATCTGTATCCGTAACGCTGGTACGGCTATCCTCGACACCCCGTACTACTCGACGAAGGCTCTTCCGAGTGCTGGTGCTGCTAACGGTGGCGCTAGTGGCAGTGTTGCTCCGCTGTATCCGAACTTCACCGCGATCACAATGACGGACATCAAGATCATGGGCTCGACGGCGCTGACGCTGCAGGGTTTCCAGGCGAACAACGGCTACACGTGGGCAGATGGCACGACGAACCCGCAGTTCCCGCTCGGTCTGACGCTGAACAACGTGCTGGCTGATTCGCCGAATACCATCGCGACGACCTCGTCGGACGCAAACATCGTAGCTAACAACACGAACCTCCCGATTTTCCAATCGACGGCTAATCGTGTGAACATCACGGGTACGACTACGAATGCAGTGCCTTCAACTTACACGGTCGATTGCTCGAATGCGTTTGTCGATTTCCCCGGGATTGGCACGTCGTCGCCTTCGGGTCAGACGTGGCCGGGCCAGACTGCAGCTGCAGCACAATAA
- a CDS encoding patatin-like phospholipase family protein — protein MRVNQPARMELPGQVVLVFQGGGALGAYQLGVYQAMDEAGIQPDWVIGTSIGAINAALIAGNPPERRYRRLAEFWNQVTDRTRLDVPAALPGWDKIFAKWMIIAGGIEGFFQPNPASWLGPLARLGVDRASYYLIAPLRDTLSSLVDFDLLNAGHPRLTVGAVHACTGAMRYFDSRDQRLNVSHIMSSGALPPAFPAVRIDGEPYWDGGVYSNTPVEVVLDDKPRKSSVIFSVQVWNPIGPEPESIWQISERQKDIQYASRTDSHIERQQQIHRLRHVIRELVKRLPEAERASSEVQELAAWGCQTTMRMIKLAAPRLGGDDQLKDIDFTPAGIASRQRAGYEAAMRAIAAHPWDAPMDPIEGLTVYSADVDVTDKRRV, from the coding sequence ATGAGAGTGAACCAGCCAGCGCGTATGGAGTTGCCCGGGCAAGTCGTACTCGTCTTTCAGGGTGGTGGCGCATTGGGCGCGTATCAGCTGGGTGTCTACCAGGCGATGGACGAAGCGGGCATACAGCCGGATTGGGTGATCGGCACCTCCATTGGCGCGATCAACGCAGCCTTGATCGCCGGGAATCCACCGGAGCGCCGTTATCGACGGCTGGCGGAATTCTGGAACCAGGTGACCGACCGCACCCGCCTGGACGTGCCCGCTGCCTTGCCAGGCTGGGACAAAATCTTTGCAAAATGGATGATCATCGCCGGCGGCATCGAGGGATTCTTCCAGCCCAATCCGGCATCCTGGCTCGGGCCGCTCGCCCGGCTCGGCGTGGATCGAGCGTCGTATTACCTGATTGCGCCGTTGCGCGATACGCTTAGTTCGCTGGTCGACTTCGATCTGCTCAACGCCGGGCATCCGCGACTGACCGTGGGCGCAGTTCACGCCTGCACGGGCGCGATGCGCTACTTCGACTCGCGCGACCAGCGGCTGAATGTCTCGCACATCATGAGCTCGGGCGCGCTGCCGCCCGCGTTTCCGGCAGTGCGGATTGACGGAGAACCGTATTGGGACGGCGGCGTCTATTCCAACACCCCGGTCGAGGTGGTGCTGGATGACAAGCCCCGCAAGAGTTCAGTCATCTTCTCGGTACAGGTGTGGAACCCGATCGGCCCAGAGCCCGAAAGCATATGGCAGATCTCGGAACGGCAAAAGGACATCCAGTACGCCAGTCGCACCGACAGTCACATCGAGCGTCAGCAGCAGATACACCGTCTGCGCCATGTGATCCGCGAACTGGTTAAGCGCTTGCCGGAAGCCGAGCGCGCCTCGTCCGAAGTCCAGGAGCTTGCCGCCTGGGGGTGCCAGACCACCATGCGTATGATCAAACTTGCCGCACCCCGCCTGGGCGGGGACGACCAGTTGAAGGATATCGATTTCACCCCAGCCGGCATTGCTTCCCGACAGCGCGCGGGCTATGAAGCAGCAATGCGGGCCATTGCCGCACACCCATGGGACGCACCGATGGACCCAATAGAAGGATTGACCGTCTACAGCGCGGATGTAGACGTAACCGATAAAAGACGAGTTTGA